A part of Rhopalosiphum maidis isolate BTI-1 chromosome 3, ASM367621v3, whole genome shotgun sequence genomic DNA contains:
- the LOC113559641 gene encoding protein phosphatase 1L — protein MDDSVEDKIIYQIYLTHMKLLSSKLTSAKNKVNSYNNMWKYMQFYFTKPEVIFFLALILCLLFFSGNLFRSTNGFLKKINRSLSFIGFNDFQQLMVDEKDALSKNWKFNGKNIALYAIKGRRSQMEDRYVIKTNIMNTGISLFAIFDGHGGEFAADYATTHLMKNLTNKIIEVKKLLDEKTNTTEELKTFNSNIPDNLTPKMKTKITKIEEHKTKPSSSADDSVINHNKLKQDSLSLIKDITTLKNVDDEIINPSSYLQRDGNINFSKILIDEVLAADKLLIEAAKLTYDIAGSTALIVLVEGTTLFVANVGDSRGVMCDKKGNAIPLSFDHKPQQMREKKRIAEAGGFISFNGVWRVAGVLATSRALGDYPLKEKQFVIANPDVLTFDLSHHDPQFIILASDGLWDTFTNEEAIECIKKHIDDSFHGAQYLTIQSYNRGSLDNITVLVIKFPPIWSKESQVVDHGGSKY, from the exons ATGGATGATAGTGTTgaagacaaaataatataccaaatttATTTGACACACATGAAGTTACTATCATCAAAACTAACATCAGCTAAGAATAAAGTTAATTCTTATAACAACATGTGGAAAtatatgcaattttattttactaaaccagaagtaatattttttttggcatTAATACTCTGTTTACTGTTTTTCTCTGGAAATTTATTTCGAAGCACAaatggatttttaaaaaaaattaatcgaaGCCTGtcatttattggttttaatgattttcaacAATTGATGGTTGATGAAAAAGATGCACTTAGTAAGAATTGGAAAtttaatggtaaaaatattgctTTATATGCTATCAAAGGTAGACGATCACAAATGGAAGAtagatatgttattaaaactaatattatgaacactggtatatcattatttgcTATTTTTGATGGACATGGTGGTgaa TTTGCCGCAGATTATGCTACGAcacatttaatgaaaaatcttacaaataaaattattgaagtaaaaaaacTGCTTGATGAAAAAACTAATACAACTGAAgaactaaaaacatttaattcaaatatacctGATAATTTAACTccaaaaatgaaaactaaaattactaaaattgaaGAACATAAAACGAAACCTTCAAGTTCTGCAGATGATAGcgttattaatcataataaacttaaacaaGATTCTCTAAGTTTGATAAAGGATAtaactacattaaaaaatgttgatgacGAAATTATAAATCCTTCTTCATATTTACAAAGAGATggaaatatcaatttttcaaaaatattaattgatgaaGTTCTAGCTGCTGACAAACTATTAATTGAAGCAGCAAAATTAACTTATGATATTGCcg GTAGCACAGCACTTATTGTTTTAGTGGAGGGCACTACATTATTTGTTGCAAATGTTGGAGATTCAAGAGGTGTTATGTGTGATAAAAAAGGAAATGCTATACCATTGTCATTTGATCATAAACCTCAacag atgcgTGAAAAGAAACGTATTGCTGAAGCTGGtggttttatatcatttaatggTGTTTGGAGAGTTGCCGGAGTATTAGCTACTTCTAGAGCACTTGGAGACTACCCATTAAAAGAGAAACAATTTGTTATTGCCAATCCAGATGTtttaacatttgatttatCACATCATGATccacaatttataattctagCATCAGACGGTTTATGGGATACATTTACAAATGAAGAAGCTAtcgaatgtattaaaaaacatatagatGATTCATTTCACGGAGCCCAATACTTAACAATACAATCATATAATAGAGGATCTCTAGACAACATTACTGTACTAGTCATTAAATTTCCACCTATATGGAGTAAAGAATCTCAAGTAGTTGATCATGGtggtagtaaatattaa
- the LOC113559865 gene encoding zinc finger protein 37, translated as MSEVVSYSPVKKEFDVSSGNNNDNSNNNFEENGDIENDQSNSNYDTVSDCGTSVHRCDRCDNYETLNETSLISHLTTCQGTESNNENDLQTNRKLFECDICNMKFSNGANMRRHKMRHTGVKPYECKICQKRFFRKDHLAEHFTTHTKSLPFHCPICNRGFQRQIAMRAHFQNEHVGQHDMVKSCPLCNFRASSMKSLRVHFFNRHGIDLDNPGVNVINSTLTNHIEYNSGNVSTSGACSDSGDSIGGSRSESNATPPMHFLTPHVEISMTEPNPTECSSFSSSQVNDNTMKTETIQNLNNDDVSQDNECPNSPQSTDSNSNMSTLPILAGNSRQEGEVSTITPSVSLIPIKQEQGDEHLRKNSINNVQNGETESGRFQPASSLSSLIKVSPLKSLLRDEFKRNINMNTPELSQPHNTDPGIWRYIAFQKTLQCSFCGITFPDQTLYFLHKGCHSETNPWKCNICGEQCSNVYEFNSHLLSKTHQ; from the exons ATGTCTGAAGTAGTTTCATATTCACCTGTAAAAAAGGAATTTGATGTATCATctggaaataataatgataattcaaacaataattttgaagaaaatGGGGACATTGAAAATGATCAATCAAATTCTAATTATGACACAGTCTCAGACTGTGGAACTTCTGTTCATAGATGTGATAGATGTGATAACTATGAAACTTTAAATGAAACAAGTCTAATATCACACTTAACTACATGTCAAGGAACGGAAAGTAATAATGAGAATGATTTACAAACAAAtcgtaaattatttgaatgtgATATATGCAacatgaaattttcaaatggtGCTAATATGAGAAGACATAAAATGAGACACACAGGAGTTAAACCTTATGAATGTAAAATTTGTCAAAAgcgtttttttagaaaagatCATTTAGCTGAACATTTTACAACACATACAAAATCATTACCATTTCATTGTCCAATTTGTAATAGAGGATTTCAACGTCAAATTGCAATGAGAGcacattttcaaaatgaacATGTTGGTCAACACGATATGGTTAAATCATGCccattatgtaattttagagCTAGTTCAATGAAAAGTTTAAGAGTCCATTTTTTTAaccg acatggAATTGACCTAGATAACCCAGgtgttaatgtaataaattctaCTTTAACAAatcatattgaatataatagcGGAAATGTAAGTACTAGTGGAGCTTGTAGTGATAGCGGAGATTCAATTGGAGGAAGTCGTTCAGAAAGTAATGCAACACCACCTATGCATTTTCTTACACCCCATGTTGAAATATCAATGACAGAACCCAATCCTACAGAATGCTCATCTTTTTCCTCTTCTCAA GTTAATGATAATACCATGAAAACTGaaactattcaaaatttaaataatgatgatgtTTCACAAGATAATGAATGTCCAAACTCTCCACAATCAACAGATTCAAACTCCAATATGTCTACATTACCAATATTAGCAGGAAATAGTCGACAAGAAGGTGAAGTAAGTACAATCACACCATCTGTTTCTCTCATTCCTATAAAACAAGAACAAGGAGATGagcatttaagaaaaaatagtataaataatgtccAAAATGGAGAAACTGAGTCTGGACGTTTTCAACCAGCATCAAGTTTATCATCATTAATCAAAGTATCACCTCTAAAATCATTGTTGCGTGATGAATTTAAACGtaacataaatatgaataccCCTGAATTATCTCAGCCTCATAACACAGATCCTGGTATTTGGAGGTATATAgcatttcaaaaaacattacaaTGTTCCTTTTGCGGTATTACATTTCCAGACCAAACACTTTACTTTCTTCACAAGGGGTGTCATTCTGAAACAAACCCATGGAAATGCAATATTTGTGGAGAACAATGTAGTAATGTATATGAGTTTAATTCTCATTTACTAAGTAAAACGCATCAATAA